A DNA window from Maribellus comscasis contains the following coding sequences:
- a CDS encoding NifB/NifX family molybdenum-iron cluster-binding protein, with protein MKVLLPVKDDTTRRNEVAEGFHNLGHVCIHDTDLKTTEWISAKEISETPGGLNSGLLEKNIFSIISMNITPMVLSMFNRNGINVFKARSFDVEKNIRLFQASELKSFTTEESRLISSSSCNSNSCSSCGSTCN; from the coding sequence ATGAAAGTATTGCTACCTGTAAAAGATGATACAACGAGAAGGAACGAGGTTGCAGAGGGATTTCACAACCTCGGACATGTTTGTATTCACGACACTGATTTAAAAACGACGGAATGGATTTCGGCAAAAGAGATTAGCGAAACACCAGGCGGGCTGAACTCAGGGTTGTTGGAAAAAAATATTTTTTCCATCATAAGCATGAACATCACCCCCATGGTTTTGTCGATGTTTAACAGAAATGGCATAAACGTATTTAAAGCCCGGAGTTTTGATGTTGAAAAAAACATCAGGTTGTTTCAGGCAAGTGAACTGAAATCTTTTACAACAGAGGAATCAAGACTTATCTCTTCATCATCGTGTAATAGCAACTCATGCTCAAGCTGTGGTTCTACATGCAATTAA
- a CDS encoding NAD(P)/FAD-dependent oxidoreductase, giving the protein MPVNIPETSQPRVLIIGAGFAGLRLARKLYKHDFQIVLIDRNNYHQFQPLFYQVATSGLEPSSISFPLRKVFQKVKNVFIRVAEVKKINPQEKIIETSLGTAWYDYLVIASGATTNFFGVDSFEKNGIPMKSTSEALFLRNKLLENFETAVTLRDPDEIDRLLSIVVVGGGPTGVEVCGALAEMKKFVLPKDYPDLDFNLMTITLVEANEQLLHGMSREAGVKALEYLTSLGVKVKLNHKVKSYDGKEIELEDQENFQTRTLIWAAGVKGQMPDGISADNIVAGNRLKVDEFNRLEDFPEIFAIGDIAYTETKDYPKGHPQVAQVALQQAALLAKNLINIKNGNNLVPFQYRDKGSMATVGRNRAVVDLPGFKFSGFPAWLVWMFVHLMSIVGVKNRLVIFINWLWNYMTYDQSLRLIIRPKSKNT; this is encoded by the coding sequence ATGCCCGTAAATATTCCAGAAACAAGTCAGCCCCGAGTTCTGATTATTGGTGCCGGATTTGCCGGATTGCGGCTGGCACGAAAATTATATAAACACGATTTTCAAATCGTATTAATCGACAGGAACAACTATCATCAGTTTCAGCCGCTGTTTTACCAGGTGGCTACATCTGGTTTGGAGCCGAGTTCAATTTCTTTTCCTTTACGAAAGGTTTTTCAAAAAGTAAAGAATGTATTTATCCGGGTTGCCGAAGTAAAAAAAATTAACCCGCAGGAGAAGATTATTGAAACCAGCCTGGGGACAGCTTGGTATGATTACCTGGTGATTGCCTCGGGTGCTACAACCAACTTTTTTGGCGTAGATAGTTTTGAAAAGAATGGTATTCCTATGAAGTCAACTTCGGAGGCTTTGTTTTTACGAAATAAGCTGCTTGAAAATTTTGAGACAGCGGTAACACTTCGTGATCCGGACGAAATTGATCGTTTGCTGAGCATAGTAGTTGTTGGAGGTGGACCAACCGGTGTTGAAGTATGCGGGGCACTTGCAGAAATGAAAAAATTTGTCCTTCCCAAAGATTACCCCGATTTGGATTTTAATTTAATGACAATTACTCTTGTAGAAGCCAATGAACAGCTTTTGCACGGAATGAGCCGGGAGGCTGGTGTAAAAGCGCTCGAATACCTTACCAGTCTGGGAGTAAAAGTAAAGTTAAATCACAAAGTAAAGAGTTACGATGGAAAGGAAATTGAGCTTGAAGATCAGGAGAATTTCCAAACACGAACCTTAATTTGGGCGGCCGGAGTGAAAGGCCAAATGCCCGACGGAATCTCTGCTGACAATATAGTTGCAGGTAATCGCTTAAAAGTCGATGAATTCAATCGCTTAGAAGACTTTCCCGAAATTTTTGCAATTGGCGATATCGCATACACGGAAACAAAAGATTATCCCAAAGGGCATCCGCAGGTCGCACAGGTTGCGCTCCAGCAGGCAGCTCTGTTGGCAAAAAATCTGATAAATATTAAAAACGGGAACAACCTGGTTCCGTTTCAATATCGCGACAAAGGTTCAATGGCAACTGTAGGGCGAAACCGCGCAGTAGTTGATTTGCCCGGATTCAAATTTTCAGGTTTTCCCGCCTGGCTGGTGTGGATGTTTGTCCACCTGATGTCGATTGTAGGTGTAAAAAACCGACTTGTTATTTTTATTAACTGGCTCTGGAATTATATGACCTACGATCAATCATTACGATTGATTATTCGTCCGAAATCAAAAAATACCTAG
- a CDS encoding circularly permuted type 2 ATP-grasp protein, with protein MKTGEETKKNGLFNNYPKIQNMFDEVFSANGKVLEYYQQLISTFDTINDTEYEIINESAKNSFLNQGITFATYNENPKGVERIFPFDLFPRIIHKSEWNTIEKGLLQRGHAINLFLHDLYHDKKILKDKIIPADLVFSSAHMLKEMNGFTPPGGSYCHISGTDLIRHSDGNYYILEDNIRCPSGVSYVLANREAMKRTLSHIFKQFDVSTIVEYPSALLKLLHSVRPAGVDEPVCVVLTPGMYNSAYYEHSALAQKMGVELVEGRDLFVDQDFVYMNTIEGPVKVDVIYRRIDDAFIDPLVFMPGSVLGVPGLMGAYRKGNVTLVNAPGTGVADDKAVYTFIPDVIKYYLGEDPILSNVPTYRCNIEKEAKYVLENLDKLVVKPVDQSGGYGIFIGTKETKENIEKQKKIIKKNPRGYIAQPIMNLSLHSTYIEGKKTFEPRHLDLRTFSLIGNKYEFVLKGGLSRVALKEGSLIVNSSQGGGSKDTWIVD; from the coding sequence ATGAAAACAGGGGAAGAGACAAAAAAAAACGGATTATTTAACAACTATCCGAAAATTCAAAATATGTTTGATGAAGTATTTTCTGCAAACGGAAAGGTGCTCGAATACTATCAACAGTTGATTTCTACATTTGATACGATTAACGACACCGAATACGAAATCATCAACGAATCGGCAAAAAACTCTTTTCTGAACCAGGGAATTACCTTTGCAACATATAACGAAAATCCCAAAGGAGTGGAAAGGATATTTCCATTTGATCTTTTCCCGCGAATTATCCACAAGTCAGAATGGAATACCATTGAAAAAGGATTACTACAGCGAGGGCATGCTATAAACCTGTTTTTACACGATTTATACCACGACAAAAAAATACTGAAAGATAAAATCATTCCGGCTGATTTGGTTTTTTCGTCGGCACACATGTTAAAAGAAATGAACGGTTTTACTCCTCCGGGTGGAAGCTACTGCCATATTTCAGGTACCGATCTTATCCGGCACTCAGACGGAAACTACTATATTCTTGAGGATAATATTCGCTGTCCGTCTGGTGTAAGTTATGTACTTGCAAACCGTGAGGCAATGAAACGCACGCTTTCACACATTTTTAAGCAGTTCGATGTTTCAACAATTGTAGAATATCCTTCAGCGTTGTTAAAACTTTTACACTCGGTACGCCCTGCGGGTGTTGATGAACCGGTTTGTGTTGTTCTCACTCCGGGAATGTATAATTCTGCATATTACGAACATTCTGCGCTGGCACAAAAAATGGGAGTTGAGCTGGTTGAAGGGCGAGATTTGTTTGTTGACCAGGATTTTGTTTACATGAACACGATTGAAGGTCCCGTTAAGGTTGATGTAATTTACCGCCGTATTGACGACGCATTTATCGATCCGCTGGTTTTTATGCCTGGATCAGTTTTGGGAGTACCCGGGTTAATGGGTGCTTACCGGAAAGGGAACGTTACTCTGGTGAATGCTCCCGGGACAGGGGTTGCTGACGACAAAGCAGTGTACACATTTATTCCGGATGTTATAAAATACTATTTAGGCGAAGATCCTATTTTAAGTAATGTTCCCACATATCGTTGCAACATCGAAAAAGAAGCTAAATATGTTCTGGAAAACCTTGATAAACTAGTAGTTAAGCCGGTCGATCAATCAGGAGGATATGGAATATTTATCGGAACAAAAGAGACAAAAGAAAATATCGAGAAACAAAAAAAAATAATAAAGAAAAATCCGCGCGGATACATTGCTCAGCCTATCATGAACTTGTCGTTACATTCAACTTATATTGAAGGGAAAAAAACATTTGAACCCCGGCATCTCGATCTACGGACATTTAGCCTAATCGGGAATAAATATGAATTTGTTTTAAAGGGGGGTTTATCGCGTGTGGCGTTAAAAGAAGGAAGTTTGATTGTTAATTCTTCGCAGGGAGGTGGCTCAAAAGACACCTGGATAGTAGATTAA
- a CDS encoding alpha-E domain-containing protein: MLSRAAENLFWMGRYLERTEHLARYINVEYFSSLDSSHPKQHELALLSIADMIGFPVPEMGENINEEEVLVAAALDDNNPVSIVSAVFMARENARSVRDAISTELWEAINNFYHFIANYPVDIYKTKGLSDFTYNVIGSCSNVRGRIQYTLLYNVGWYFIQLGLFLESASQVVRIMISKLNDINEISKLKIGDAIHEREWDVLLDCVEAKDMCNKYYTSIPNRQNTIEFLLFNKSFPRSVVNRLDMALDCISKISPEHSLNKKSLHFKVAKIITPFQYMDVDEIDDKLTEFLEDLLSKIYLISDLIADEYFK, translated from the coding sequence ATGTTATCAAGAGCAGCAGAAAATCTTTTTTGGATGGGCAGGTACCTCGAGCGCACCGAACACCTGGCAAGATATATCAATGTTGAATATTTTTCTTCACTTGACAGTTCACACCCAAAACAACACGAACTGGCACTGTTGTCAATTGCTGATATGATTGGTTTCCCCGTACCGGAAATGGGTGAAAACATCAACGAGGAAGAGGTACTTGTTGCTGCAGCTTTAGACGACAACAATCCGGTATCGATTGTATCTGCGGTATTTATGGCACGTGAAAATGCGCGCAGTGTACGCGACGCAATTTCCACAGAATTGTGGGAAGCCATCAATAATTTCTACCATTTTATTGCCAATTATCCCGTAGATATTTATAAAACAAAAGGACTATCAGATTTTACGTATAATGTTATCGGCAGCTGTTCAAATGTACGCGGAAGGATTCAATATACTTTACTGTATAATGTGGGCTGGTATTTTATTCAGCTTGGCCTTTTTCTGGAAAGTGCTTCACAGGTTGTACGAATCATGATTAGCAAACTAAATGATATCAATGAAATCAGTAAACTGAAGATTGGAGATGCCATACACGAACGCGAATGGGATGTTTTGCTTGATTGTGTTGAGGCAAAAGACATGTGCAATAAATATTATACAAGTATTCCCAACCGGCAGAATACAATAGAATTTCTTTTGTTTAACAAATCTTTTCCGCGGTCGGTAGTGAACCGATTGGATATGGCGCTTGATTGTATTAGCAAAATTTCGCCGGAACATTCATTAAATAAAAAGAGTCTTCATTTTAAAGTTGCCAAAATTATTACGCCGTTTCAATATATGGATGTTGATGAAATTGATGATAAATTAACTGAATTTCTGGAAGATTTATTATCAAAAATTTATTTAATTAGCGACCTGATTGCTGATGAATATTTTAAATAG
- a CDS encoding transglutaminase-like domain-containing protein, with translation MPVYQITYHTTNEYSEFIHEAILEFLVFPASIPGQKIKSIHFEHQPVSQYYTSENCFGFEFLRFRIKNLEKNFSFTLKASVEKEESNPFEFSFLPAEEEYKIINTPGFQIDNYLFLNIGEHTQIPVEFDFPKKEKTEGVFQFVQQVNQFVHSEIKYDNSVDDPHRLLQSTINERRGVCQDYAHLMLAILRNNKIPARYVSGYLNPGENAVGASAVHAWVEVLVPGAGWIGFDPTNNLLEDHHYIKIAHGVDINDCTTLKGVIKGRGTNQTNYHVLVEEQNKESNQ, from the coding sequence ATGCCTGTCTATCAAATAACTTATCACACAACCAATGAGTATTCTGAATTCATTCACGAGGCCATACTCGAATTTCTGGTATTTCCGGCAAGTATTCCCGGTCAAAAAATAAAAAGTATTCATTTCGAACACCAACCTGTTTCACAATATTATACCAGCGAAAATTGTTTTGGATTTGAATTTTTACGTTTCAGAATTAAAAATCTGGAAAAAAATTTCTCTTTTACCTTGAAAGCATCTGTTGAAAAAGAAGAGAGTAATCCTTTTGAATTTTCATTTTTGCCGGCAGAAGAAGAATACAAAATAATAAACACTCCCGGGTTCCAAATCGATAATTATCTTTTTCTGAATATTGGTGAACATACTCAAATCCCGGTTGAATTTGATTTTCCAAAAAAAGAAAAAACAGAAGGAGTTTTTCAGTTTGTTCAACAGGTCAATCAGTTTGTACACTCGGAAATAAAATACGACAACTCAGTAGACGATCCTCATCGATTACTTCAGTCAACCATTAACGAAAGACGTGGTGTTTGCCAGGATTATGCGCATTTAATGCTGGCTATTTTGCGGAACAATAAAATTCCGGCCCGATATGTAAGCGGTTATTTAAACCCGGGCGAAAATGCTGTAGGAGCAAGTGCGGTTCATGCCTGGGTTGAAGTCCTGGTTCCAGGTGCCGGATGGATCGGTTTCGATCCCACCAATAACCTGCTGGAAGATCATCATTATATAAAAATTGCACATGGTGTTGACATCAACGATTGCACAACCTTAAAAGGAGTAATAAAAGGACGCGGAACAAACCAAACCAATTACCACGTTTTGGTTGAAGAACAAAATAAAGAATCAAATCAATGA
- a CDS encoding peptidase, translating to MTYCLGIRLKEGLVALSDTRITSGNQTVTAKKYKLYKKGDYNIFLMTSGLRSVRDKTLTYFSEIMEEKLKDMTRMHQVVNALGEQIKRVAKEDKKMLEDSGIEFSINTIVGGQLDGDEEQKLYLLYPQGNWIKIGKGYPFTIIGNSGYGTPVLRRTINYYESSIRFALKTGFLSFDSTRVSANDVGFPIDVIVYPKGSKNLIVKRFEERELSEISHLWGDKLTQAVQEIPDDWADSVIHNTD from the coding sequence ATGACATACTGTTTAGGAATCCGTTTAAAAGAAGGGCTGGTAGCTTTAAGCGACACCCGAATAACTTCAGGTAACCAAACCGTTACTGCAAAAAAATACAAATTATATAAAAAAGGCGACTACAACATTTTCCTGATGACTTCGGGTTTGCGTTCGGTGCGCGACAAAACACTGACTTATTTTTCTGAAATAATGGAAGAAAAGTTAAAAGATATGACGCGAATGCACCAGGTGGTTAATGCGCTGGGTGAACAGATAAAACGTGTTGCCAAAGAAGACAAAAAAATGCTGGAGGACAGTGGTATTGAATTTAGCATAAATACCATTGTTGGAGGGCAATTGGATGGTGACGAAGAACAGAAACTATATCTCTTATATCCGCAGGGAAACTGGATAAAAATTGGCAAAGGTTATCCTTTTACTATTATTGGAAATTCAGGGTACGGAACACCGGTTTTACGTCGAACCATAAATTATTATGAATCGAGTATCCGTTTTGCACTAAAAACAGGCTTTTTGTCTTTTGACTCGACTCGGGTTTCTGCCAACGATGTAGGTTTTCCAATCGACGTAATTGTATATCCAAAAGGAAGTAAAAACCTGATTGTAAAACGTTTTGAAGAAAGAGAGCTTTCTGAAATATCACACCTTTGGGGCGACAAGCTCACGCAGGCTGTTCAGGAAATTCCGGATGACTGGGCGGATAGTGTAATTCATAACACAGATTAA
- a CDS encoding ABC transporter permease, with product MTKLQYIIKTFFHYFKANLLVALGVVVSTMVLTGSLIIGDSVRYSLEQSTFYRLGNTTHLVTVAERYFRQEMAEEIEADNPQIEAAPVLLLEGVAVADGGQRRANKVQIVGVDKDFEKISKTTVFSEIQNNEIIVSRNLAERLEINEGDNLLVRVKKASLIPLNAPFISAEETSVSLRATVKQIVQRDELGRFSLKNSQTAPYNIFLPISQLNQLMEFEGKANQILISTNLETAEVSQAVKNCLTPSDAGLKLKDIEATDEIEVSTERVFMEEKVAKTLQKLPSSQPMLTYFVNEVSKLEAGSQENKAGIPYSFVSTLVSRSNKDEIILNQWAANDLGVQVGDSIRLKYWEIGPLRKLIEKKSDFLLTKIVPMVPGWADSTRIPNLPGLSDAGHCREWEAGVPIDLDAIRDKDEDYWNDYKGAPKAYISLEKALEIWSNRFGDYTAVRYSVNSFDLEEYKKVFAENITPGDLGISVEPIREMGVSAAKNGTDFSGLFIGLSFFLLVAGVVLTSLLFRLNLETRSSQVGLLDALGFKQKQVRGFYLWEGLIVALFGGILGIIVSVFYTQLVFKILNTLWFDIVRTDVLLIKIYPTTVGLGLVISLLVSLAAIFISVSRFQKQKTAELQKETSTAKNKTKETIWNTIMFVTLVVSVAIFIYQVFFSKQMDSSLFFTIGGLLLIGLLLLFRRFIIKLENRKKNELGLGRLAQLNLSRNKGRSLTVVILFALGTFIVISTGSYKMDLFANAQKKSSGTGGFLYFAETTMPVLFDLNNQEKRAEEGIFEEFNAVQFRKVEGDDASCLNLNRISQPAILGVDSETLQGRFSFAAKMKELGDEEPWQVLNQTFDDGTIPAIADQTVIQWGLGKKVGDVLLYQNELGDTLQLKLIAGTTPSIFQGYVLIGNQNFLKNYPTNSGSHIFLIDGDPENAQQIGDELQSVFRDYGWEMESTARRLVEFYSVTNTYLSIFLALGALGLILGTIGLAVILARTLLERRREISVMQAIGFNNKPIFKIITTEYLILLVTGVIIGFITAVVATLPAFLSTNSDASFSTVSIITALILVNGFFWIFGLTWISLQKKTLVTGLRVE from the coding sequence ATGACCAAACTTCAATACATAATAAAAACATTCTTTCATTATTTTAAAGCCAACTTGCTGGTAGCTTTGGGAGTGGTAGTGAGTACCATGGTTTTAACCGGTTCGCTCATTATTGGCGATTCGGTACGTTATAGCTTGGAGCAATCTACATTTTACCGGCTCGGAAACACAACGCATCTGGTGACGGTTGCAGAACGTTATTTCCGGCAGGAAATGGCAGAAGAAATAGAAGCTGACAATCCGCAAATTGAGGCTGCGCCGGTTTTGCTTCTTGAGGGTGTTGCTGTGGCCGACGGTGGTCAGCGCCGTGCAAATAAAGTACAGATTGTTGGCGTTGATAAGGATTTCGAAAAGATTTCAAAAACAACTGTTTTTTCTGAAATTCAAAACAATGAAATAATCGTAAGTCGGAATTTGGCTGAGCGGCTTGAAATAAATGAGGGTGACAATTTACTGGTACGAGTAAAAAAGGCCAGTTTAATTCCACTGAACGCGCCGTTTATCTCAGCAGAAGAAACCAGCGTTTCATTGCGGGCAACGGTTAAACAAATTGTTCAACGGGATGAGTTGGGACGGTTTAGTTTAAAAAATTCACAAACAGCTCCCTACAATATTTTCCTTCCCATTTCGCAGTTAAATCAGTTAATGGAATTTGAAGGAAAAGCAAATCAGATTCTTATTTCAACCAATCTGGAAACTGCAGAAGTGTCTCAAGCTGTAAAAAATTGTCTGACTCCCTCTGATGCAGGTTTGAAACTAAAAGATATTGAAGCCACCGACGAAATAGAAGTCTCTACCGAGCGTGTATTTATGGAAGAAAAAGTGGCGAAAACACTTCAAAAATTGCCAAGCTCCCAGCCGATGTTAACCTATTTTGTTAATGAAGTTTCGAAGTTGGAAGCCGGAAGTCAGGAAAATAAAGCCGGGATCCCATATTCTTTTGTTTCAACTTTGGTTTCCCGATCGAACAAAGATGAGATTATTCTGAATCAATGGGCGGCAAATGATTTGGGTGTTCAGGTTGGCGATTCCATCCGGCTAAAATACTGGGAAATTGGCCCACTCCGTAAGCTGATTGAGAAAAAGTCTGATTTTCTTTTAACAAAAATTGTCCCAATGGTTCCCGGTTGGGCAGACAGCACACGGATTCCCAATCTTCCCGGACTTTCAGATGCAGGTCATTGTCGCGAATGGGAAGCCGGTGTTCCTATAGATTTGGATGCCATTCGCGATAAAGATGAAGATTATTGGAATGATTATAAAGGAGCACCCAAAGCATATATTTCGTTGGAGAAAGCTTTGGAAATTTGGTCAAACCGCTTTGGTGATTATACGGCAGTACGTTACTCGGTAAATTCTTTTGACCTTGAAGAATATAAAAAAGTTTTTGCTGAAAATATTACACCAGGCGATTTGGGAATATCAGTCGAGCCTATCCGTGAAATGGGCGTAAGTGCAGCAAAGAACGGAACTGATTTTAGCGGGCTTTTTATCGGACTGAGTTTCTTTTTGTTGGTTGCAGGAGTTGTGCTCACTTCATTGTTGTTCCGTTTAAATCTGGAAACCCGTTCCTCGCAGGTTGGACTGCTCGATGCATTGGGATTTAAGCAGAAGCAGGTACGAGGGTTTTATTTGTGGGAAGGTCTTATTGTTGCACTGTTTGGTGGAATTTTAGGAATAATTGTGTCGGTATTTTATACCCAGCTGGTTTTTAAAATTTTGAATACGCTGTGGTTTGATATTGTCCGCACCGATGTTTTGCTGATTAAAATTTATCCGACGACAGTTGGTCTGGGATTAGTAATTAGTTTGCTGGTATCGCTGGCTGCCATATTTATTTCGGTGTCCCGTTTTCAGAAACAAAAAACTGCTGAGCTTCAGAAAGAAACATCGACAGCAAAAAATAAAACTAAAGAAACAATCTGGAATACAATTATGTTTGTAACACTGGTTGTTTCAGTAGCCATTTTTATTTACCAGGTTTTCTTTTCCAAACAAATGGATTCCTCTTTGTTTTTTACCATTGGCGGATTGCTGTTAATTGGTTTGCTTCTTTTATTCCGACGTTTTATCATTAAGCTTGAAAACCGGAAAAAGAACGAACTTGGCTTGGGGCGGCTGGCGCAGCTTAATCTTTCAAGGAATAAAGGACGTTCATTAACGGTTGTGATTCTGTTCGCTCTGGGAACTTTTATCGTAATTTCTACCGGTTCATATAAAATGGATTTATTTGCTAATGCGCAAAAGAAATCAAGCGGAACGGGTGGATTTCTTTATTTTGCAGAAACTACAATGCCTGTTTTATTTGATTTGAATAATCAGGAAAAGCGGGCGGAAGAAGGTATCTTTGAGGAATTTAATGCCGTTCAGTTTCGGAAGGTGGAAGGTGACGATGCCAGTTGTTTAAACCTCAACCGAATATCTCAACCGGCAATTTTAGGTGTTGATTCAGAGACCTTGCAAGGACGTTTTTCTTTTGCTGCAAAAATGAAAGAATTGGGAGACGAGGAGCCCTGGCAAGTTTTGAATCAAACATTTGATGACGGAACGATTCCTGCTATTGCCGATCAAACGGTAATTCAATGGGGACTTGGCAAAAAAGTGGGCGATGTACTTTTATATCAAAACGAACTGGGAGACACGCTGCAGTTAAAATTGATTGCAGGAACAACACCTTCTATTTTTCAGGGGTACGTGCTTATTGGTAATCAGAATTTTTTAAAAAATTATCCAACAAACAGTGGCTCTCATATTTTTTTGATTGATGGAGATCCGGAAAATGCGCAGCAAATAGGAGACGAGCTTCAGTCTGTTTTTCGCGATTATGGATGGGAAATGGAGTCGACAGCCAGACGTTTGGTTGAATTTTACTCGGTAACAAATACTTACCTTTCCATTTTTCTGGCGTTAGGAGCTTTGGGATTAATACTAGGAACCATTGGTTTGGCAGTAATTCTGGCCCGGACACTTTTGGAACGCCGCCGCGAAATTTCGGTGATGCAGGCCATTGGTTTTAACAATAAACCTATTTTTAAAATTATAACTACTGAATATTTAATTTTATTGGTAACCGGTGTAATCATCGGTTTTATAACCGCAGTGGTAGCTACGCTTCCTGCATTTTTATCCACTAATTCCGATGCGTCTTTCAGCACGGTGTCTATAATCACCGCATTGATTTTAGTCAATGGTTTTTTCTGGATTTTTGGCCTGACCTGGATTTCGCTTCAGAAGAAAACTTTGGTGACCGGGTTGAGGGTGGAGTAA
- a CDS encoding ABC transporter ATP-binding protein — MLLQLQNITKGYGEPGTHSYRAVLKDLNFELAQGTKVAIVGPSGSGKTTLLNLIGALDQPESGRILFEGKEITGYSKTELATFRNKHLGFVFQLHHLMPQLSLWENVLLPLLPQGNKISKEQKDWAEYLIKKVGIWEQRYQKPSEMSGGECQRTAVIRALINKPKLILADEPTGALDEENATALTDLLKQLSDDEGVTLVTVTHSSVLAEQMDKKFTIRKGNLE; from the coding sequence ATGCTACTACAACTACAAAACATAACAAAAGGATACGGTGAACCGGGGACACACAGTTACCGGGCGGTTCTGAAAGATTTAAATTTTGAATTAGCACAGGGAACGAAAGTGGCTATCGTTGGGCCAAGTGGTTCTGGGAAGACAACTTTGCTGAATCTGATTGGAGCGCTCGACCAGCCGGAATCCGGCAGAATTCTTTTTGAAGGGAAAGAAATTACCGGGTATTCAAAAACAGAATTAGCGACTTTTCGAAATAAACATCTGGGTTTTGTTTTTCAGTTGCACCATTTAATGCCGCAGCTTAGTTTATGGGAAAATGTGCTGTTGCCGCTTTTGCCACAGGGAAATAAAATTTCAAAAGAGCAAAAAGACTGGGCCGAGTATCTGATTAAAAAAGTGGGAATTTGGGAACAGCGATACCAGAAACCATCAGAGATGTCGGGAGGAGAGTGTCAGAGAACTGCGGTGATCCGCGCATTAATCAATAAACCCAAATTAATACTGGCCGACGAACCAACGGGCGCGCTCGATGAAGAAAATGCCACTGCTTTAACCGATTTGCTAAAGCAGTTGAGCGATGATGAAGGTGTGACTTTGGTAACCGTAACACACTCGTCGGTTTTGGCAGAGCAAATGGATAAAAAGTTTACAATACGAAAAGGTAATTTGGAATAG